From Cricetulus griseus strain 17A/GY chromosome 1 unlocalized genomic scaffold, alternate assembly CriGri-PICRH-1.0 chr1_0, whole genome shotgun sequence, a single genomic window includes:
- the Clk2 gene encoding dual specificity protein kinase CLK2 isoform X5, with the protein MFDWFDYHGHMCISFELLGLSTFDFLKDNNYLPYPIHQVRHMAFQLCQAVKFLHDNNLTHTDLKPENILFVNSDYELTYNLEKKRDERSVKSTDVRVVDFGSATFDHEHHSTIVSTRHYRAPEVILELGWSQPCDVWSIGCIIFEYYVGFTLFQTHDNREHLAMMERILGPIPSRMIRKTRKQKYFYRGHLDWDGNTSAGRYVRENCKPLRRYLTSEAEDHHQLFDLIESMLEYEPAKRLTLGEALQHPFFACLRTEPPNTKLWDSSRDISR; encoded by the exons ATGTTTGACTGGTTTGACTACCATGGCCACATGTGTATCTCCTTTGAGCTTCTGGGCCTTAGCACCTTCGATTTCCTCAAAGACAACAACTACCTGCCCTACCCCATCCACCAAGTGCGCCACATGGCCTTCCAGCTCTGCCAGGCCGTCAAGT TCCTCCATGATAACAACTTGACACACACGGACCTCAAACCTGAAAATATTCTGTTTGTGAATTCAGACTACGAACTCACCTACAACCTAGAGAAG AAGCGAGATGAGCGCAGCGTGAAGAGCACAGATGTGCGGGTGGTCGACTTTGGCAGCGCCACCTTTGACCATGAACACCATAGCACTATTGTCTCCACTCGCCATTACCGAGCCCCAGAAGTCATTCTTG AGTTGGGCTGGTCACAGCCGTGTGATGTGTGGAGCATAGGCTGTATCATCTTTGAGTACTACGTTGGCTTCACCCTCTTCCAG ACCCATGACAACAGAGAACATCTAGCCATGATGGAAAGGATCCTGGGTCCTATCCCTTCTCGGATGATCCGAAAGACAAG aaaacagaaatatttttatcgGGGTCACCTGGATTGGGATGGAAACACATCAGCGGGGCGCTACGTTCGTGAGAACTGCAAACCACTGCGG CGGTATCTGACCTCAGAGGCAGAGGACCACCACCAGCTCTTCGATCTGATTGAAAGTATGCTAGAGTATGAACCTGCTAAGCGGCTGACCTTAGGTGAAGCCCTTCAGCATCCTTTCTTCGCCTGCCTTCGGACTGAGCCACCCAACACCAAGTTGTGGGACTCCAGTCGGGATATCAGTCGGTGA